A genomic segment from Aegilops tauschii subsp. strangulata cultivar AL8/78 chromosome 1, Aet v6.0, whole genome shotgun sequence encodes:
- the LOC109753153 gene encoding cysteine-rich receptor-like protein kinase 15 gives MPCHASSLCTPCTTNLQIAIFAFSAGTNPTMAPSPRAMRSLSPLYYLLLLIDAAMAAADPWSTDCPSDANYTRGGVFQANLDALLSVLPASASAASGFAKKATGVAPDEAYGLAQCRADVSASDCRTCLDASVRDVATKCPGQKRSVLFYDDCFLRYSNVSFFGAADTSWQAHLCNRDNATQPELFKTQLGALMSNLSSRAASSLRLFAVGTADFTPFARIYGMSQCTGDLASDDCNFCLTLAVSSIPTTCDEKQGGRVAYQSCSIRYEPYAFYSAQGIEAAMSPPASPPPPALNGSDHSGPAGRAGNDDANDATAKIALFVSIPVAVVLLVLLTVALYLCKRKNKKPHEHVRISNSDSEDGTDMKSSESLLYDLSTLRAATDNFSEENKLGEGGFGPVYKGTLQDGQDIAVKRLSQTSQQGQVELKNEVVLVAKLQHKNLVRLLGCCIQEEEKLLVYEYLCNKSLDKILFDPARRQELTWGQRYRIIQGIGRGLLYLHEDSRLTIIHRDLKASNILLDPDMNPKISDFGLAKLFSVDASAGNTSHIAGTYGYMAPEYALHGIFSAKSDVYSFGVLVLEIVAGRRNNFGQYPGTDGEDLLTTVWRHWSRGSVSGLLDGCSADGLQPTEMLRCIHVGLLCVQEDAHLRPGMAAVVVMLNSRSITLPVPTPPAYVVSGRAGARSMTREAQAPAGAVRGPYVNDASASDVEPR, from the exons atgccatgccatgcatCTTCTCTTTGCACTCCATGCACCACCAACTTGCAAATTGCCATCTTCGCTTTCTCAGCTGGTACGAACCCAACAATGGCGCCCTCCCCACGAGCCATGCGTAGCCTGAGCCCCCTGTACTATCTCCTCCTCCTTATCGACGCAGCCATGGCCGCGGCGGACCCCTGGTCCACCGACTGCCCGAGCGACGCAAACTACACCCGCGGCGGCGTCTTCCAGGCCAACCTCGACGCCCTCCTCTCCGTCCTCCCTGCCTCCGCGTCGGCCGCGTCCGGATTCGCTAAAAAAGCCACCGGCGTAGCGCCCGACGAGGCGTACGGCCTCGCACAGTGCCGCGCCGACGTGAGCGCATCCGACTGTCGCACGTGCCTTGACGCCTCGGTGCGGGACGTGGCCACCAAGTGCCCCGGCCAGAAAAGGTCCGTGCTCTTCTACGACGACTGCTTCCTGCGCTACTCGAACGTGAGCTTCTTCGGCGCCGCCGACACGTCGTGGCAGGCCCACTTATGCAACCGAGACAACGCGACGCAGCCTGAGCTGTTCAAGACGCAGCTGGGCGCGCTGATGAGCAACCTCAGCAGCAGGGCAGCATCGTCCCTCCGATTGTTCGCGGTCGGCACGGCCGACTTCACGCCCTTCGCGAGGATCTACGGCATGTCCCAGTGCACGGGCGACCTCGCCAGCGACGACTGCAACTTCTGCCTCACATTAGCCGTATCGTCCATCCCGACCACCTGCGACGAGAAGCAGGGAGGACGGGTCGCCTACCAGAGCTGCTCCATCCGGTACGAGCCGTACGCCTTCTACAGCGCACAGGGCATCGAGGCGGCTATGTCCCCGCCAgcgtcaccgccgccgccggcactaAACGGCAGCGATCACTCCGGCCCTGCAGGACGCGCCG GAAACGACGACGCCAACGACGCCACAGCCAAGATAGCTCTGTTCGTCTCCATTCCTGTTGCTGTGGTGCTGTTGGTGCTGTTGACGGTTGCTTTGTATCTCTgcaagaggaagaacaagaaacCACACGAACATGTGCGGATATCCAACTCCG ACAGTGAGGATGGAACAGACATGAAAAGCTCAGAGTCTCTCCTGTACGATCTGAGCACTCTAAGAGCTGCCACTGACAACTTCTCTGAAGAAAATAAGCTCGGGGAAGGCGGGTTTGGGCCGGTCTACAAA GGCACTCTCCAGGATGGACAGGATATCGCGGTGAagaggctgtcacaaacctcccagCAAGGGCAAGTGGAGCTCAAGAACGAGGTTGTGCTGGTGGCCAAGCTTCAGCACAAGAATCTGGTGCGCTTGCTCGGCTGCTGCATCCAAGAGGAGGAGAAGCTCCTCGTCTACGAGTACCTCTGCAACAAAAGCCTCGACAAGATTCTATTCG ATCCTGCGAGGCGGCAGGAgcttacgtgggggcagaggtACAGGATCATCCAGGGGATCGGACGAGGCCTTCTTTACCTCCATGAAGACTCGAGGCTGACCATCATCCACCGGGACCTTAAGGCGAGCAACATCCTGCTAGACCCCGACATGAACCCCAAGATCTCCGACTTCGGCCTCGCCAAGCTGTTCAGCGTGGACGCCAGCGCCGGGAACACCAGCCATATCGCTGGAACCTA TGGGTACATGGCGCCGGAGTACGCCCTGCACGGCATCTTCTCCGCCAAATCGGACGTGTACAGCTTCGGCGTCCTTGTACTGGAGATCGTCGCGGGTCGCCGCAACAATTTCGGCCAATATCCGGGCACAGACGGCGAAGATCTTCTGACCACG GTCTGGAGGCACTGGAGCCGTGGGAGCGTGTCGGGGTTGCTCGACGGCTGCTCGGCCGACGGACTCCAGCCGACGGAGATGCTGCGGTGCATCCACGTGGGGCTGCTCTGCGTCCAGGAGGACGCGCACCTCAGGCCAGGCATGGCGGCGGTCGTCGTCATGCTCAACAGCCGCTCGATTACGCTCCCTGTGCCGACGCCGCCGGCCTACGTCGTTTCGGGCCGCGCGGGTGCGAGGAGCATGACGCGCGAGGCACAGGCTCCGGCGGGAGCTGTTCGTGGGCCGTATGTCAACGACGCCTCCGCTTCTGACGTGGAGCCCCGGTGA